The following are encoded together in the bacterium genome:
- a CDS encoding sigma-54-dependent Fis family transcriptional regulator, translated as MAEAPRILLVDDEELNREYMAELLGERGYRVETAVDGLDALARLKAEPFDLLVTDLNMPRLDGLGLLRKLAEEGLEVSALLITAYGSVEAAVEALKLGALDFLEKPAHGGLGPRLQLAVEQALSRRQLLRRTRSLEVALEPGGEELVGKSATVELLRSKCRKLGPSQKTVLIRGETGTGKELVARAIHRYGPRAKRPFVAINCAAIDRQLLSSELFGHVRGAFTGAVSDRPGKFEAADGGTLFLDEIGEMDLELQARLLRVLETHEVERLGSNQPIRVDLRIVAATNRVLEQEIAAGRFREDLFHRLNIIALQTPALREIPEDIPLLAEHFLRRDPEGRGKRFTDAALTKLAGHRWPGNIRELRHVVEQAVFYAEGKQIDAEDITLPEPRGAALDFLDGGLTLAEIEREALVRRLAQCGGSRRRAARGPCRAASSRRR; from the coding sequence ATGGCCGAGGCGCCCCGCATCCTGCTCGTCGACGACGAGGAGCTGAACCGCGAGTACATGGCGGAGCTGCTCGGCGAGCGCGGCTACCGCGTCGAGACCGCGGTGGACGGCCTGGACGCCCTCGCCCGCCTGAAGGCCGAGCCCTTCGACCTGCTCGTCACCGACCTCAACATGCCGCGCCTGGACGGCCTCGGCCTGCTGCGCAAGCTCGCCGAGGAGGGGCTCGAAGTGAGCGCGCTCCTGATCACGGCCTACGGCAGCGTCGAGGCCGCGGTCGAGGCGCTCAAGCTGGGCGCCCTCGACTTCCTCGAAAAGCCCGCGCACGGCGGCCTCGGCCCGCGGCTGCAGCTCGCGGTGGAGCAGGCGCTGAGCCGCCGGCAGCTGCTGCGGCGCACGCGGAGCCTCGAGGTCGCGCTCGAGCCGGGCGGCGAGGAGCTCGTCGGCAAGAGCGCGACGGTGGAATTGCTGCGCAGCAAGTGCCGCAAGCTGGGCCCCTCGCAGAAGACCGTGCTCATCCGCGGCGAGACGGGCACCGGCAAGGAGCTGGTCGCGCGGGCCATCCACCGCTACGGGCCGCGGGCGAAGCGCCCCTTCGTGGCGATCAACTGCGCGGCGATCGACCGCCAGCTCCTCAGCAGCGAGCTCTTCGGCCATGTGCGCGGCGCCTTCACGGGCGCGGTGAGCGACCGGCCGGGCAAGTTCGAGGCCGCCGACGGCGGCACGCTCTTCCTCGACGAGATCGGCGAGATGGATCTCGAGCTGCAGGCGCGCCTCCTGCGCGTGCTCGAAACGCACGAGGTGGAACGCCTGGGGAGCAACCAGCCGATTCGCGTGGACCTGCGCATCGTCGCGGCGACGAACCGCGTGCTCGAGCAGGAGATCGCGGCGGGGCGCTTCCGCGAGGACCTCTTCCACCGGCTCAACATCATCGCCCTGCAGACGCCGGCCCTGCGCGAGATCCCCGAGGACATCCCGCTGCTCGCCGAGCACTTCCTGCGCCGCGATCCCGAGGGCCGCGGCAAGCGCTTCACCGACGCGGCGCTGACCAAGCTCGCGGGCCACCGCTGGCCGGGCAACATCCGCGAGCTCAGGCACGTGGTCGAGCAGGCCGTCTTCTATGCCGAGGGCAAGCAGATCGACGCCGAGGACATCACGCTGCCCGAGCCGCGCGGCGCGGCGCTGGACTTCCTCGACGGCGGCCTCACGCTCGCCGAGATCGAGCGCGAGGCCCTCGTCCGTCGCCTCGCCCAGTGCGGCGGCAGCCGGCGGCGCGCGGCGCGCGGTCCTTGCAGAGCAGCGTCGAGCCGTCGACGTTGA